The genomic window tactttaatcaatgaatgaaagtgtctaataacaggacagttactgagattaagcgagcagttttcgtctggtcatgtgattctaaaatggcagccccatgtgcggaccctctctgtgtagaataaaacagcttttataaggttactgatatgacttttgagtcttcattttaatgaaagtggtcatgattttatacacatattgcaaaattacaattaatatctttaggagttaaacttttttaacaaggaaaaaaaatactgagtgcacgtTTAAGCATTTGTTCTTAGTCACCTGAACTGTTATCCCTACAGCAGATGGTATGAGGCTCAGATCTCTAATATACCTAGCAAACACAATTAAGCATTTCTCAAAGTCTGCGGTggccatttttaatatttttattttagtatgtgtgttcatttaaaatgaactatttaCTAAATacataatgtgtaatttatgATGTGTAGACCAACAACCAAATGCAAGAGAGCTTCACAAAGAGAAGCAGTGTGGTGCGCACACTGGGCTGTGTGCACACTCTTCAAACAGTTAACACAGCTGTCTTGCAGCtctcaaaaaaattaataaaaattaataataaaaataaaaatcgtgaaaacttttcataataataatacaaatgccCTAAATGTGTTGCTTGTCATAAAAGTCACAAAAcaagcaacatgctagcaaaaaTACATTTGAGTTTTGTACACTGTGTACATGTAAGGTCCAGTTGGGGGAATAGTTCTCAGACACCATTTTCTGTAATTGTACAATAATTTCCCACAATTCTGCTCAGCTGTTTCTATCTCTGCAGGAAATTAAAAAATAGACCAACAAGCCTGAGCATTTTTATGTTATATACAGcatacatataataaatataataaaacatacacatataataaaacatataataaaaCTTTTGATAAACAGCCAAAGGTTTGATCTTTGTGTCCGCAAGAGTAGATAACATGCTTATTCCAGAATCTAATGATTGTAATAATACATGCGAGGGAaaacaaaacagattaaaaaaaaaaatatctttaaaatccATATAGGATTTTAAATTATGCCATTAGGATTTTAACTTTGTTTTTaccaaacattaaaggaatagttcacccaaaaatgaaaattctcatcatttaggctactcaccctcatgccatctaagatgtgtatgtctttatttattctgccaaacacaaataaatatttttagaagaatatctcagctctgtaggtccatacaatgcaattgaatgggtaccaaaagtacatttaaagcaccaaaaacaaataaaggcagcataaaagtaatccatacatctccagtggttaaatctatatcttcagaagcgatatgataggtgtgggtgagaaaaagatccatatttaagtccttttttttttttactataaattctcctccctgcccagtaggtggtgatatgcacaagaatgtgaattgccaaaaacaaaaaaaagaagaatgtgaaagtcagtgaaagtggagattgatagtctAATAATTCTTGAAAGATCAGTTTTATACAATAACTTTGTATTTGTTTCTAACTCTAGAATGATGAGTCAGTCACCTGTTTGTTCTATTGCTTTAACACTAAGCCACTTACagcatgtgtgtgcaaaattacaattcatgtctttaggagttcaacttttttaacaaggaaaaaaattactgagtgcaccttttagcGTGTACAGTATGTTAGACTTATAATTTATGATAGCCTATAGCCTTACAGAAAACTCAGTAGTTTGAAGCTGTGTATTTTACATTTACGTGTGAAGAATTTGCTTTGCATTTCTATTCAAGTTTACGTAGCAACAAATGTTCTGTCCCAAAACCTCAGGTCAGAGAATACAGGCTACCAGGCTACTCTTCCCAACAGTAGATGGCGCGCGTTTCCTAATCTTTCTCTCGTGATCAGTCATTTCCGCAAACATGGTAGCTGGTAGTCATGGTTACGACAGGCTTTCGAGAGGAGCTTTGCTTTCGGGTGATAGTATGACAGCATATGAAAAGTGACGGCTTGTGACAATATAATGGTTTTGGTTGGGTGTGTTGGCTAAACTGCCTTTGTTAAATTGATCAGTCAGGCAATCAAAAATCACATGATAGGGTTTCCTTTCTGTCCATTCGAAATTACCAGCGGCGTTCATAAATGGCCTCTCATACACACGAAGAGTTTGAACTGAGCAAGAAACATGAAGATATGTAAGTCCTTCCAGTTTGTTTGATTTGGAAACTCAGAGTTGACAGGTGTAGAGAATACAACGGTAGCTTTCGATTATATTCACAAAACTGCACACTTTTAGACAAAAACGAAGTAAAATATAAAGAATCAATAAACCTGAGAGGACTCTAAGGAAAAATTAagctttgtttttatatttatacctcatacagtacagttgaagtcagaagtttacatacacgtaggttgaagtcattaaaactcattttttaaccactccacagatttattattagcaaactatagttttggcaagttgtttaggacatctactttgtgcatgactcgagtaattttcccaacaattgtttacagacagattgtttcacttttaattgactatatcacaattcctgtgggtcagtttacatacactaagttaactgtgcgtttaagcagcttggaaaattccagaaaattatgtcaagcctttaggcagttagccagttagcttctgataggaggtgtattgaattggagatgtacctgtggatgtattttaagacctaccttcaaacttagtgcctctttgcttgacatcatgggaaaatcaaaagaaatcatacaagacctcagaaagaaaattgtggacctccacaagtctggttcatctttgggagcaatttgcaaacacctgaaggtaccacattcatctgtagaaacaatagtacgcaagtataaacaccatgggaccatgcagccatcatactgctcacgaaggagatgcattctgtctcctagagatgaacatagtttggtgcaaaaagtgcaaatcaatcccagaacaaaagcaaaggaccttttgaagatgctgaaggaaacaggtagacaagtatctatatcaacagtaaaacgagccctatattgacataacctgaaaggctgctcagcaaggaagaagctactgctccaaaactgccataaaaagccagactacagtttgcaagtgcacatggggacaaagatcttacttttcggagaaatgtcctctggtttaattaaacaaaaattgaactgtttggccataatgaccatcgttatgtatgGAGGAAAAGGCAATTAAAggtaatgttaccaaatactaacgaagtgtatgtaaacttctgactcactgggaatgtgatgaaagaaataaaagctgaaataaataattatctctactattattctgacatttcacattcttaaaataaagtagttatcctaactgacctaagacaggtttTAATGTATTTGGGTAGAAGAGTattaatgtatttggctaaggtgtatgtaaacttctgacttcaactgtatgtacatAGTTTTGTTTGCATTAATATGAATTGTACCTTTGTCAATATGAACTGTAAGTTTCATAACAGattcaataataattatattgaagtgttaaaaataataaacttaaaagGCCTCTCTTAGCCTCACAGTtggaatttttattattaattattaaaatgaattgaaattaATCTAATTGTACTCATGTAGACTGGGAAAAAGAGCATTGCTGCTGCAGCAGATGGAAGCACATTATGTACAGCAGAAAGCTAAGAAAGAACAGCAGTCTCTGATGTCTCAAGCTGCGAAGGAGAGGAATGCCCAGATCCTTAAGGTAGACTTAATTGTATTTCAAACTAGACGCCTCACTGCCTTTAAAATCTATTAACATGTCAAGAtttattttcaagtaattttcagTAATATCAATCATGGTGTAAAATATATCAAGATATGcacttattattttaaatgtattcatatttATGTGTGTACATGTCTTTTGTAGGATTTACAGGTTGTTGAAAAAAGTCTTCAAACAAGACAGCTTCTTCATCCAGATATAATTAACCTTGAGGTATTGAACCTTAGCTTACGTCCTTAGTTTCTGTCAGGTAAAATAAAATTGTTGCCTACTGTTTCATTTTTAACAAGCAAATATTTTAACTCCTAAGTAGGAAAATGTTTAAATGGTGCCATCAGCATTTTGCCCCGAACAGCTGTGTGCTCTTCAGGGCCATCATAATGAATCTCAAGAgtagttttaaaataaatatatttatgctgCTCAGTTGAAATGCAGGTGGcagcattaagatttttctttttttttataacctACTCAGAGaatctgaatcagaatcaaatgcAGAACTAAATATTTATCATTGAACTGCTCCTTTAACTGTGGTGATCTTTTGTGGTCCTACCATAGACACGTTACTGGGCCTCAGTTGAACGGAAACTGCCAGAATGGGAGGAATATTTGCTTGGGAAAGGACAGGCACCGGCAAGTGAGACTGGGAGATCATTTAAACAACCGAGACTGAAAACTAGGCAACAAGATCTCTCACCTGCTCAAGGCAGGGGTAAGCCCCCTCGACCCAAACCTAGATCAGCTGTctgatatacactggcagccaaaagtttggaataatgtacagattttgctgttttggaaggaaattggtactttaattcaccaaagtagcattcagctgatcgcaaagtatagtcaggacattactgatgtaaaaaacagtaccatcactgtttgaaaaaagtcattttttatcaagagaggccccatttccagcagccatcactccaacaccttatctttgagtaatcgtgctaaattgctaatttggtattagaaaatcacttgccattatatcaaacactgctgaaagcaatttgattgttaaattaagcttaacattgtctttgtgtttgtttttgagatgccacagtatgcaatagactgggaTGTCTTGAGGTgagtattaggtcaaaaatggcaaaaaagaaaccgctttctctaaaaactcatcagtaaatcattgttttgatgaatgaaggttatacaatgctttcatacaaaggtgtacaatacagtcttcaaagacaaaggacaactggctctaacaaggacagaaagagatgtggaaggccagatgtacaactaaacaagaggataagtacatcatagtctctagtttgagaaatagatgcctcacatatcctcatctgacagcttcattgaattctacctgctcaacacaagtttcatgtacaacagtaaagagaagactcaggggtgcaggccttatgggaagaattgcaaagaaaaagccacttttgacacagaaaaagaaaaggttagagtgggcaaagaaacacagacattggacaacagataattggaaaagagtgttatggatcttaaccccattgagcttttgtgggatcagctagactgtaaggtgcgtgagaagtgcccgacaagacagccacttctatggcaagtgctacaggaagcatggggtgaaatgtcacctaaggatctggacaaactgacagctagaatgtcaaggatctgcaaagctgtcattgctgcacatgaaggatttttttgatgagaactctttgaagaagtttaagaagttctgaatattttctttcaaattgcaatagaaattgttcacgttattaatgtcctgactatacattgtgatcagttgtatgccactttggtgaataaaagtaccaatttatttccataagagcaaaatatgtacattattccaaacttttggccaccagtgtatgtaacTTACCTTGCCTTGAAAGGAATACTCACTCTACATTCAACAAATGTATTAGCTTGCCTTTTATgtcatttacatatacattttataataaattctgGAATATATAAACGATAATAAAttagaataaaatataaacataaagaaTGTATGCAAACACTTTATATACAGAATGGATGCATATTGTAATTAttgaggatttttttatttattttttacaattaagtGAATATCCACATGGGGGCAGTACTGACTATACTTTCTGTAATAGTACCACAATCCTGTCTTCTGTGCATGGaaagaacaataaaataaatgaatgaaccgCAAGACATAAAACTATAAATCCTTTacctgttattatttttttttatgcattacctatcattattgttgttatttttatgcCATTCCAAATatttttactatattattattggCATTAGGTATGGTAGTTattaaatagttttattaaagtaaaaaaaaaaatgcttgtccATATAATTTGTACcatattaaacattttcaagAAAAATATTTTCCACAAACAAGTTACAATTCATCATCTTATTTGCAAACTCCCCCATTTCCCTACTTAGACAACAAAAGCTGCATTAGGCATTGGTGAGCTTTTTGATCATACAGTCCATTAAACTAATTTATTTAGTGTAGAGAATCAACAACATTGTCACTATGGCCATCGAGAATATTTTCAGATGTCCATCTTagacaaaaaaaacaagtctTCTTTGAAAGGAGTGCTGCGCTGTCCCAAGACACACATTTGCAAATCCATGTGGAGAGCTTTTGAATGTTGCCCTAAACCCCATACTCTCCTACCTGAACCCTCAGCAGCAATGAGGTCAGGACTGCCATTACACAAAGCCTCTCTGAGCACTTCGACTGTCCACACGATAATTGCCATTTTATTGTCTCTTTATTGAAGGGTTAGCCACTTAAGGTTAAATtgagtgttaaagggatattccaggttcaatacaagttaagctcagtcgacagcatttttggcataatgttgattatcacaaaaattaatgttgacttgcccctccttttctttaaaaaacaaatgaaaaaatctgggttgcagtgaggcacttacaatggaagtgaataggggccaatctgtaaatgtgaaaatactcactattttaaaagtatagccacaagacaaacaatattggtgttaacttgattttagtgtgataaaatcacttactaaccttttctgtgtaaaggtatacccaattttacaactctgtgcCATGACTAtgttgtcaacaaaccctaaaaccctaaaatgactgtaaaaattacaaattaaacaaatttacagctcaaataatacatgttttaaatgaagaattaaagtgtgcttttttttaattatacgcttcacatttctgcctttaaaccctccaaaaatttgccccattcacttccattgtatgcgcctcactgtaacctcgatttcttttaaaaatttttttttataaagaaaaggacggagtcgaaattgttttttttgtggtaatcacttAACTTTACATATTATCTTCCCATTTCCAATatcatgttttccacagtttttaacATCTTCAATGGCTTACATCCTCCCTATATTACTATACTGTTTTCCTTTAGGTCAAAATGCACTCTCTCGATCTCATCTGTTACAGATGCCTAAAGTGCATTTATTACATTATAGGATATACTTTTATCTACACTCCATGTTTTCTATCATTCTTTCCCGGTCTTGTCTTTCGGCCTCTATGTGAAGGCCAAACCTGACCTATCCTAATTGGATGATCAAACCAGTACAGGGTGACACGGAGTGGCGGCTTGACAAACGCGATCATCTGGATGGTCAGGGTTGAAGTGGTAGTGGTTGGCAGCTGCCCTTCCTCCTCAGCTGGGACTCCTGGCCCTGAGGTCAGGGCACCAGTTGAGGGTTCCAAATGGGGGTTGTGGAGGGGTGGAGAATTCTGGGTGTGGGTGGAGGGCAAGACAGCAAATTATCTAAAAGAGTTTTGAAGAGCACGATCTGGACGCTTTCCAAATGACTAGCTCTGCATTACGTATTCTAATGGAGAAAGCCCTGAGGTGAATTGGCTACAGACTCCATTGCCAACTGAGGCTGTCAGAGCCCAGGCCAAGGCCAAATGTTGTAGCTGAGCTCTGAGCTTCAGATACCTGGCCATCAGCCAGATCTCCACAGCTTAGATATAATACCTTGCATCTTTGAAAATGCAGTTGCACTTGCAACCATTGATTCAAGAAATCCTAAATATATTGCCGATAATTATATATTACATGAATCTTTCTattgcaaaaatatttgtttttatttaatggtaTTTTCAAAATGGTGCACTCAgaaacattataaatattatatttttcacCCTGCCAAATCAAGTTATGCTTCTATCAGAAACATACCACCCATTGCTCCCAAAAGAGCTTTTCACAACTAAAGATCTCACATACCTTTTTAAATGTAGTGCACTTAAACACAAATAGCTTTCACTTGGGAGCCTGTTGGGAAATTCTCTCCATTCTTGAAACTATTATTCCAGCACTAGTGTGAATCATAAGAGGAGGACTGTTGTGTTTTTGTTCTGGCTAACTTATACTTAATTCTGTTATggattgattttgagtttcagtattGTTGTTTTGCTCCTTTCCTTATTAGAACCTGCTAATCCAAGTAGTCAAAACATCCACTCAATGATGACATTTGTggtaacagtgtgtgtgtgtaattgagCATAAGTAGGCTTGTGGAGGAACAGACTTTGGTTTTCCCTAACACTGTTATAACTTAATTTTATATGGATTGGACTGTCTTTTTAATCATAAATCAAACCTGTGCTGTGCGTAAAAATCGCCTACTTCGGGATCAGTCAGTGACATTCGCATTATATCAAATCCCCTGCATTGTAACTTGGTGTATTGAAGAGTGTAACAGCTTAACAGCAGGGTTTTTGGTCTGAGTTAATTAAGACGCATCCATTGGGAAACAGGGAGTGGAGATTGTCTCGAAAGGGCATCCTGGGTCAAAAGATTAGCACCGGACATCCCAGATTTACTGATCCTGCCAAACAATGAGACTGATTTCAGGTCAGTCCTCAATAGAGCCAATACAGCAGTTTCAACAGTTCTTTATTGGAGTTCTGCTGATTAGCCTAAAATTTCATCTTTGGGCCAGATATGGacttattttctaaaataatacataatttgcaTTCATATTTATGTATTGGGCCATTGAGATTTGATCAATGTGGAACAGATTGTTTTGAGGTCAGACCTTCATCTCTTTTAAAAAAGACACAGTGGGTAAAATGTTGGACGAGGGGACAGAAGGTCCCCTTCAGCTACATGGCCCGAAGCCCTCAAGACTGCTTCTGAATGGAGGTCATACCCGAGACTGACATTGATGTAATTCAGGCTCGGCTACCATGCGGCTGCCTTGAGACCTTAAAGCAATAAAGCTCCTTCTCAGAGCGTGCCCTTGACGAGCAGGTTGAAGGCAGAGAAGGGGGCACCGCTGCCTGCCACTCATGGACCCAGTGGGCGCTGCGTGGGTAATATCTGATCCCACGTTTAGGGATGTGAATAAATATAAAGCATATTTCATCTCTCTTGGAAACTGTGTTGAATGAATATTAATTTCTGTGAATGAACTCGATTGAACAACATATTGTCAGGTTGACCTCCATTATCATGATCATCTTT from Myxocyprinus asiaticus isolate MX2 ecotype Aquarium Trade chromosome 35, UBuf_Myxa_2, whole genome shotgun sequence includes these protein-coding regions:
- the c35h3orf14 gene encoding uncharacterized protein C3orf14 homolog isoform X2, which gives rise to MASHTHEEFELSKKHEDILGKRALLLQQMEAHYVQQKAKKEQQSLMSQAAKERNAQILKDLQVVEKSLQTRQLLHPDIINLETRYWASVERKLPEWEEYLLGKGQAPASETGRSFKQPRLKTRQQDLSPAQGRGPRPIISNMLPIALVKAQVLNSTSLPALISYK
- the c35h3orf14 gene encoding uncharacterized protein C3orf14 homolog isoform X1 — its product is MASHTHEEFELSKKHEDILGKRALLLQQMEAHYVQQKAKKEQQSLMSQAAKERNAQILKDLQVVEKSLQTRQLLHPDIINLETRYWASVERKLPEWEEYLLGKGQAPASETGRSFKQPRLKTRQQDLSPAQGRDATVCNRLGCLEVYNTVFKDKGQLALTRTERDVEGQMYN